Below is a genomic region from Mesorhizobium sp..
ACGTTCTTTCCCTGTCCTGGTCGCCGAGCTATTGCGAAGCGGAGGGGTCGCAGGCAAACCGCCAGCAATGCGCCTCGGGCCGGCCCTACGCCTTCGTCGTCCACGGCCTTTGGCCGCAGTTCGAGCGCGGCTATCCGGCCGACTGCCCGGTCGAGCAGACCGATGTGCCGCGTGAAGTCGTCTCGAGCGTGCTGCCGATCATGCCTTCCACCGGCCTCATTCGGTATCAGTGGCGCAAGCACGGCTCCTGTGCCGGCCTGTCGCAGGAGGATTATTTCGACGTCCTGCGCGCCGCACGCGGGCGGGTTGCGATCCCGGCGGAGTTCGAGCGGCTGTCGGCCTATCGCACCGTCCGCCCGGACGCGGTCGAGGCATCGTTCGTCGCCAGCAATCCGGGCCTCGCCAGGGAGGGTATCGCCGTCGCCTGCGACCGGCGCTACCTGCGCGAGATCCGCATCTGCCTGACCAAGGGGCTCGAATTCCGCACCTGCCCGGAAATCGACCGCACCCAATGCCGGCTCGACACCGCCGTGATGCCACCCGTCCGAGGCGGCTGACTGGCCGACTGTCGGCCCTCCCCTGGGCCTTCCGCCCCGGCCTCGCGCGGGATATGAAACGCCACCCGCAACCTAGGCCAGGATCAAGCCGACATGCCGCGCATCCTCTATTCCCCCGCCTCCCCCTACAGCGCCAAG
It encodes:
- a CDS encoding ribonuclease T2 → MAGPPPPASKSSPQTPARPGKGFDFYVLSLSWSPSYCEAEGSQANRQQCASGRPYAFVVHGLWPQFERGYPADCPVEQTDVPREVVSSVLPIMPSTGLIRYQWRKHGSCAGLSQEDYFDVLRAARGRVAIPAEFERLSAYRTVRPDAVEASFVASNPGLAREGIAVACDRRYLREIRICLTKGLEFRTCPEIDRTQCRLDTAVMPPVRGG